The sequence GTAGCGAAGATAAATTCATGGTTGGGATGGTGATGACTTTAAGACCAGATAAGGCAGATACTGCTGAGATGTAAGCCCTAATATAAGGGAATATGATTGCAGGAGCATTAATGCAAAAGTAATCTGAAAGACTATCGGTTGATTCCATGTTTTTGAATTCAAAATAACCGTAACCAGTCATATCAATTGAATATGTCTCTTTATCATCTTTAAGACTAATTTCTAAGCTTAGTATAAAAGTCTTATCAGAGTTGTTTAGAATACCTGAAGGACTAATTTGAATATCCGTTATTCCTGTTTCGCCAGGTTCTCTGGTGAAGTTAAAGTCCTTTACAATGAATTGTTCAAGTCTAAATGGCGAAGTGTGGATTGTGGACATAATTACGCTGCAATGGATAATTTATCATTACTACCTTGATAAGTAAAAATATCTTTTTCAATGAAAATTTCTATTTCATCATCAGACGGAAATTCTAAGCACTCATGATTATCTAATGCCATTTTGGCTAATTTATAACCCTTTCCTTGTTTCAAATAGATAATATCATCCAATTCAATAAGATCCCCATCTGTAACAAATGTTAGACTTTCAGATGGGAATTTTTTAATAAAATCTATGATAAACGAATTACGCATTAATGTAAGGTCATCACATTCTTGCAAATATTTTGCAGGAAGAACTTCTACAAAATGAGAATTATCGAAATTATCGTATTGATATCTGCATTGTATAAAAGGAAAATTGTCGACAATTTTATCAATCATCCCTGTTACAAATTCAAAGGTATTCATATTTTAAAATGCTTTATTAGTAGTTTTTGCGCATCTAATGCAGTATCGTATGCTTTCTTCGCAAAATTCTCTTTTATCTCAAAATTCTTATAATCCGATTTAACTCGGGCTCTTTTCAAATTTCCAATTGTATCATTGAACTTAGTTGCTTCGTATGGATTACTGGCCGACATTTGTTCAGTCATTTGATTAAT comes from Mucilaginibacter mali and encodes:
- a CDS encoding protein-export chaperone SecB; translated protein: MSTIHTSPFRLEQFIVKDFNFTREPGETGITDIQISPSGILNNSDKTFILSLEISLKDDKETYSIDMTGYGYFEFKNMESTDSLSDYFCINAPAIIFPYIRAYISAVSALSGLKVITIPTMNLSSLQEDLRKNIFSSDEDGAKIN
- a CDS encoding ubiquitin family protein, with the protein product MKTVDEIDEESKQGANIDGGLHVWLINQMTEQMSASNPYEATKFNDTIGNLKRARVKSDYKNFEIKENFAKKAYDTALDAQKLLIKHFKI